The genomic interval GCTGAACCGCTCCACCTCCATGAACTGCGTGACGTCCACGGTTCCCGCTACGCAGACCTTGGACAGATCGTTGCGGGAGAGGTCCACGAGCATCAGGTGTTCGGCGCGTTCCTTCTGGTCGGCCAGCAGCTCCTCGGCGAGGGCCTTGTCTCCCTCCACCGTCTTGCCGCGGGGACGCGAGCCGGCGATGGGATGGGTGATGACTTCCTCACCGGTCACCGTCACCAGGGCTTCGGGTGAGGACCCGACGATCGAGTACTCCCGGCCGTCGGCGTCCTCAAGGCTGAAGATGTACATGTACGGGCTGGGGTTGGTGTTGCGCAGGACGCGGTACACGTCAAGGGGCGAGGCTCCGCACTCCATTTCGAAGCGGCGTGAAATCACCACCTGGAACACTTCGCCGTCCACGATGGCTTCCTTGCCGCGGTCCAGCGCGGCCAGGTAGGAGGGTTCGTCCCACCGTTCTTCGACGCTTGAGGCAAAATCGAGGGCGGCGGGTTCCAGCACGGAAACCGGCTGGGCCACGGGCGTGCTGATCGTGGTCAGGAGGGCCTTGACCCGTGCCACGGCATCTTCCCAGGCCTCGTCCACGCGGTCGGAGCTGCCATCGAAGTTGATGGCGTTCGCGATCAGCAGCACTGTGCCGTCATGGTTGTCGTGCACTGCCATGTCCGTCACCAGATTCAGTGCCATCTCGGGCAGGTGAAGGTCATCCTCCGGTGGGCTGGTCAGCCGTTCCCAGTGGCGGACCGTCTCCCAGCCCAGGAAGCCGACGAGGCCGGAGGTGAACGGCGGCAGTCCGTCAAACCTGCTCGTCCGCAGTGCTTCGATGGTGTCGCGGATGGCGTCCACGGGATTGCCGTCCAGGGGCACGCCGGCAGGGGGCTGGCCCAGCCAGTGCGCCTG from Pseudarthrobacter sp. SSS035 carries:
- a CDS encoding anthranilate synthase component I; translated protein: MQDLGIISPGLEEFRELAGSSRVIPVTLKVLADAETPIGLYRKLAQGQPGTFLMESAAVGGTWSRYSFIGAKSRATLTTKDGQAHWLGQPPAGVPLDGNPVDAIRDTIEALRTSRFDGLPPFTSGLVGFLGWETVRHWERLTSPPEDDLHLPEMALNLVTDMAVHDNHDGTVLLIANAINFDGSSDRVDEAWEDAVARVKALLTTISTPVAQPVSVLEPAALDFASSVEERWDEPSYLAALDRGKEAIVDGEVFQVVISRRFEMECGASPLDVYRVLRNTNPSPYMYIFSLEDADGREYSIVGSSPEALVTVTGEEVITHPIAGSRPRGKTVEGDKALAEELLADQKERAEHLMLVDLSRNDLSKVCVAGTVDVTQFMEVERFSHIMHLVSTVVGKLSPDANAYDVLKATFPAGTLSGAPKPRALRLLDELEPHRRGIYGGVVGYLDFAGDMDMAIAIRSALLREGRAYVQAGGGIVADSVNPTEALETVNKAAAPLRAVHTAGSLHNIAAESLPGTSHTSDAGIAGESQGAE